A portion of the Bacteroides faecium genome contains these proteins:
- a CDS encoding SusC/RagA family TonB-linked outer membrane protein: protein MKKKKLMKKQSCFVVLMMMLLLFPSGAFAQQQMIKGQVVDDKGETIIGATVMVKGAKEGTLTDIDGNFSVKGKVGNTLAISYVGYSPLEVKVTKLEGNRFVLREDSKLLDEVVVVGMDKQKRNTITAAVATVSSDAIVNRPVTDLTSALQGNVAGLNFSSDAVADGVGGETGAEIKFNIRGVGSINGGEPYVLVDGIEQSMQNVNPADIESISVLKDASASAVYGARAAYGVVLVTTKSGKKEKTRVTYRGTVGFSSPINMPEMMNSLEFAKYVNERSDNMNVKHWISDDLIKKMEGFIENPYSAEYPGVGPNQNNTDWAGSKDAVYANTDWFDYYFKDAAIRHSHNLSVTGGSDKFNYYVGLGYTYQEGLLDQVEDNLSKYNANTKFQIIANKWLKFNFNNNITLNILKRPMANQTYFYGTAGKAFPNTPTHLPVESEYNLPTWNEFLYMKQSHYLQNRISDAMTFSTTITPLEGWDIVGEMKVRFDIENNSFERGKPIFEKPQGDLNVIVGTRQGYVYPGMNWKNSQWGSYTRGNAFNYYLSPNVSSSYNHQWGEHFFKAMAGFQMELQENSNGYTYKDGILGSDIFSFVNANGNLYAGDERTHWSTMGMYAKLNWNYQNVYFLEFSGRYDGSSRFAPGHRWGFFPSFSAGYDMARTDYFKAWNLPFSQLKVRLSYGRLGNQNGAGLYDYFGTMILSADDASAWLLPGANATPARGTIAKTPKMVSPYITWEKVDNANLGLDLMLFDDRLSITADIYQRTTRDVIGPAEAIPSIGGISTDDRAKVNNATLRNRGWELSVNWHDKLKCGFSYGVGFNVFNYKAVVTKYNNPEGLIFNNHTGLARNKGYYEGMDLGEIWGYQADELFMSNREVDEYLRTVDLSFFKADNLWQRGDLKYIDSDGSGKVDPGKGTLADHGDLKVIGNATPKYSFGINLNVGYKGFEVSALFQGVAKRQFPMAASTYLFGGDNYFKEHLDYFNAQHPNGYLPRLTEMNTKDYEANVGYNTTRYLLNAAYMRMKNLMISYNFNPQLLRHIGLSNLKVYFTCDNLFTISKLPKQFDPETLNQVNTWGGGSNESAPGLTSPQNANGNGKVYPMNRNFVFGLDFTF from the coding sequence ATGAAAAAAAAGAAGCTTATGAAAAAACAAAGCTGCTTTGTTGTTCTTATGATGATGCTCCTATTATTCCCTTCGGGAGCGTTTGCACAGCAACAAATGATTAAAGGACAAGTGGTGGATGATAAGGGGGAAACCATTATTGGAGCTACTGTCATGGTGAAAGGAGCAAAAGAAGGTACTTTGACCGACATTGACGGTAACTTTTCTGTCAAAGGTAAAGTCGGCAATACCTTAGCTATCTCTTATGTGGGTTATTCTCCCCTCGAAGTAAAAGTGACAAAACTTGAAGGAAACCGCTTCGTACTGCGGGAAGACTCTAAACTTCTTGATGAAGTCGTTGTAGTAGGTATGGACAAGCAGAAACGTAATACCATTACGGCGGCCGTAGCTACTGTAAGTTCTGATGCTATTGTCAATCGTCCTGTAACAGATTTGACAAGTGCCCTTCAAGGTAATGTAGCCGGTTTGAATTTTTCATCTGATGCGGTAGCTGATGGTGTCGGTGGTGAAACTGGTGCGGAAATCAAATTTAATATCCGTGGTGTAGGTTCTATTAATGGAGGTGAGCCATATGTGTTGGTAGACGGAATAGAGCAAAGCATGCAGAATGTAAATCCTGCCGATATTGAAAGTATCAGTGTCTTGAAGGATGCTTCAGCTTCTGCTGTTTATGGAGCTCGCGCAGCTTATGGCGTGGTATTGGTAACGACCAAAAGCGGTAAAAAAGAGAAAACGCGTGTTACTTATCGTGGAACGGTAGGTTTCAGTTCTCCTATCAATATGCCGGAAATGATGAATTCATTGGAATTTGCCAAATATGTGAACGAACGCAGTGACAATATGAATGTAAAGCATTGGATATCCGATGACTTGATTAAGAAGATGGAAGGATTTATCGAGAATCCGTATTCTGCAGAATACCCAGGTGTGGGGCCTAACCAGAATAATACGGACTGGGCAGGTTCAAAAGATGCTGTATATGCTAACACAGATTGGTTCGATTACTATTTTAAAGATGCCGCCATCCGTCATTCACACAATTTGAGTGTGACGGGAGGTTCGGATAAGTTCAACTATTATGTAGGTCTGGGTTACACTTATCAAGAGGGGTTACTCGATCAAGTAGAGGATAATTTGAGCAAATACAATGCTAACACAAAATTCCAGATTATAGCTAATAAATGGTTGAAATTTAATTTCAATAATAATATTACATTGAATATTCTGAAACGTCCGATGGCTAATCAGACCTATTTTTATGGTACCGCAGGTAAAGCATTCCCAAATACTCCGACGCATTTGCCGGTGGAATCCGAGTATAACCTACCGACATGGAATGAATTTCTGTATATGAAGCAATCACATTATCTGCAGAATCGTATTTCTGATGCCATGACTTTTTCCACCACAATTACTCCGTTGGAAGGATGGGATATTGTAGGAGAAATGAAAGTACGTTTTGATATTGAAAATAACAGTTTTGAGCGTGGCAAACCTATTTTTGAGAAGCCGCAAGGCGATTTGAATGTAATTGTAGGCACAAGGCAGGGATATGTATACCCAGGCATGAACTGGAAAAATTCCCAATGGGGTTCCTATACGCGGGGAAATGCATTTAATTATTACCTTTCTCCTAATGTATCGTCATCCTATAATCATCAATGGGGTGAACATTTCTTTAAGGCTATGGCAGGTTTTCAGATGGAACTGCAGGAAAACTCCAACGGCTATACTTATAAGGATGGCATTCTTGGAAGCGACATCTTCTCGTTTGTAAATGCGAATGGAAACTTGTATGCCGGAGATGAGCGTACTCATTGGTCTACAATGGGTATGTATGCCAAGTTGAACTGGAATTATCAAAATGTATATTTTCTGGAATTCAGCGGACGTTATGACGGTTCTTCCCGTTTTGCTCCGGGACATCGTTGGGGCTTTTTCCCTTCTTTTTCCGCTGGTTATGATATGGCTCGCACAGATTATTTCAAAGCATGGAATCTTCCATTTTCCCAATTGAAGGTGCGTCTTTCCTACGGACGTTTGGGCAATCAGAACGGAGCGGGGCTATATGACTATTTCGGAACAATGATATTGAGTGCCGATGATGCCAGCGCATGGTTATTGCCGGGTGCTAATGCGACTCCTGCTCGAGGTACGATTGCCAAAACTCCTAAAATGGTGAGTCCTTATATTACTTGGGAGAAAGTAGACAATGCCAATCTTGGTCTTGATTTGATGTTGTTTGATGATCGTCTCTCTATCACTGCTGATATTTATCAGCGTACAACCCGAGATGTGATTGGCCCGGCAGAAGCTATTCCTTCTATTGGAGGTATTTCGACTGACGACCGTGCCAAAGTAAATAATGCAACTTTACGCAACCGTGGCTGGGAATTATCTGTCAATTGGCATGATAAGTTGAAATGTGGATTTAGCTATGGTGTTGGTTTTAATGTATTCAATTATAAGGCTGTAGTTACGAAATATAATAACCCTGAAGGATTGATATTCAATAATCATACAGGTCTGGCACGTAATAAAGGCTATTATGAAGGAATGGATTTGGGTGAAATATGGGGTTATCAGGCTGATGAGCTTTTTATGAGCAATCGTGAAGTAGACGAGTATCTTAGAACAGTAGACCTGAGTTTCTTTAAGGCGGATAACTTATGGCAACGGGGTGATTTGAAATACATTGATTCTGATGGCAGCGGGAAAGTGGATCCGGGCAAAGGTACTTTGGCAGACCACGGTGATTTGAAGGTTATTGGTAATGCTACTCCAAAGTATTCTTTTGGTATCAATCTGAACGTAGGATATAAAGGATTTGAAGTGTCCGCTCTTTTTCAAGGGGTGGCCAAGAGACAATTTCCGATGGCAGCGAGTACTTATCTCTTTGGTGGAGACAACTATTTCAAAGAACACCTCGATTACTTTAATGCCCAGCATCCTAATGGATATTTGCCGCGTCTGACTGAAATGAATACGAAGGACTATGAAGCAAATGTAGGCTATAATACGACACGTTACTTACTGAATGCAGCTTATATGCGCATGAAGAACCTGATGATATCTTACAACTTTAATCCTCAATTATTGAGGCATATCGGTTTAAGTAATCTGAAAGTGTATTTCACTTGCGATAACTTATTTACGATTTCCAAACTGCCGAAACAGTTCGATCCGGAAACACTCAATCAGGTGAATACATGGGGAGGTGGTAGCAATGAATCTGCTCCTGGCCTTACTTCACCACAGAATGCAAATGGTAACGGAAAAGTCTATCCTATGAATCGAAACTTTGTGTTTGGACTTGATTTCACATTTTAA
- a CDS encoding efflux RND transporter permease subunit — MKGNIFIKRPVMAISISVLILAIGLISLFTLPVEQYPDIAPPTVYVSASYTGADAEAVMNSVIMPLEESINGVEDMMYISSSASNAGLAIIQVYFKQGTDPDMAAVNVQNRVAKAQGLLPAEVTKVGVSTMKRQTSFLQIGALVCNDGRYDQTFLANYLDINVIPQIKRIEGVGDVMELGDTYSMRIWLKPERMAQYGLVPSDITAILGEQNIEAPTGSLGESSNNVFQFTMKYRGRLKSVEEFQNTVVRSREDGSILRLKDVAEVELGTMTYSFRSEMDSNPAVLYMIFQTAGSNATAVNKEITAQMKRMEKNLPEGTEFVTMMSSNDFLFASIHNVVETLIIAIILVILVVYFFLQDLKSTLIPSISIIVSLVGTFACLVAAGFSLNILTLFALVLAIGTVVDDAIVVVEAVQSKFDAGYKSPYLATKDAMGDMTMAIISCTCVFMAVFIPVTFMGGTSGVFYTQFGITMATAVGISMISALTLCPALCAIMMRPSDGTKSAKSINGRVRAAYNASFNAVLGKYKKGVLFFIRHRWMVWTSLAVAVALLVYLMSTTKTGLVPQEDQGVIMVNVSISPGSTLEETTKVMDRLENILKDTPEIEHYARVAGYGLISGQGTSYGTIIIRLKDWSERKGKEHSSDAVSSRLNAQFQSIKEAQVFSFQPAMIPGYGMGNSLELNLQDMAGGDLATFYDAAIQFLGALNERPEVAMAYTSYAINFPQISVEVDAAKCKRAGISPSAVLDAVGSYCGGAYISNYNQYGKVYRVMMQASPEYRLDEQALDNMFVRNGTEMAPVSQFVTLKQVLGPETANRFNLYSTITANVNPADGYSSGEVQKVIEEVAAQSLPMGYGYEYGGMAREEASSGGAQTVFIYAVCIFLIYLILACLYESFLIPFAVIFSVPFGLMGSFLFAKILGLENNIYLQTGVIMLIGLLAKTAILITEYAIERRRKGMGIVESAYSAAQVRLRPILMTVLTMIFGMLPLMFSSGAGANGNSSLGTGVVGGMAVGTLALLFVVPVFYIIFEFLQEKIRKPMEEEADVQVLLEKEKSEVERERN; from the coding sequence ATGAAAGGAAATATATTTATTAAACGGCCGGTGATGGCTATCTCCATTTCCGTGCTGATTCTGGCGATAGGGCTTATTTCGCTCTTTACATTGCCGGTGGAGCAGTATCCCGACATTGCACCCCCGACGGTCTATGTGTCCGCCAGCTATACCGGTGCTGATGCCGAAGCGGTGATGAACAGTGTCATCATGCCCCTTGAAGAGAGTATTAACGGTGTAGAAGACATGATGTATATCAGTTCAAGCGCTTCCAATGCAGGTCTGGCTATTATACAAGTTTACTTCAAACAGGGTACAGACCCCGACATGGCGGCAGTCAACGTGCAGAACCGCGTGGCTAAGGCACAGGGATTGCTTCCCGCCGAAGTGACGAAAGTCGGTGTAAGCACGATGAAGCGCCAGACCAGCTTCTTGCAGATTGGAGCCTTGGTATGCAACGACGGTCGCTACGACCAGACGTTCCTTGCCAATTATCTGGACATCAACGTCATTCCCCAAATCAAACGTATCGAGGGAGTAGGAGACGTTATGGAACTGGGGGATACATACAGTATGCGTATCTGGCTGAAACCGGAACGGATGGCGCAATACGGGCTGGTTCCTTCGGACATCACTGCCATATTGGGTGAGCAGAACATCGAAGCTCCCACCGGTTCGCTGGGCGAAAGCTCGAATAACGTCTTCCAGTTTACGATGAAATATCGCGGGCGCTTGAAGAGTGTGGAAGAATTTCAGAACACCGTTGTCCGCTCGCGTGAGGACGGCTCCATACTCCGTCTGAAAGATGTGGCAGAAGTGGAACTGGGCACTATGACTTATAGCTTCCGCAGTGAAATGGACAGCAATCCTGCCGTTCTCTATATGATATTCCAGACGGCGGGCTCCAATGCTACGGCTGTAAATAAAGAGATTACCGCCCAAATGAAGCGAATGGAGAAGAACCTGCCGGAAGGAACGGAATTCGTCACGATGATGAGTTCGAACGACTTCCTTTTCGCTTCCATACATAATGTGGTAGAGACGCTGATTATCGCTATCATTCTGGTAATCCTCGTGGTATATTTCTTCTTGCAGGACTTGAAGAGTACGCTTATTCCGTCTATTTCCATCATCGTTTCGCTGGTGGGTACGTTTGCCTGCCTGGTGGCTGCGGGATTCAGTCTGAACATTCTGACGCTGTTCGCTTTGGTGCTCGCTATCGGTACGGTGGTGGACGACGCCATTGTGGTGGTGGAAGCGGTGCAGTCCAAGTTTGATGCCGGATACAAGTCCCCTTATCTTGCCACTAAAGATGCAATGGGTGACATGACAATGGCTATCATTTCCTGTACTTGCGTGTTCATGGCAGTATTTATTCCCGTGACATTCATGGGCGGTACTTCGGGCGTGTTCTATACACAGTTCGGTATCACTATGGCGACTGCCGTAGGTATCTCCATGATTTCGGCTCTGACGCTGTGTCCCGCCTTGTGCGCCATCATGATGCGTCCGTCGGACGGAACCAAGAGTGCCAAGAGTATTAACGGGCGGGTACGTGCTGCCTACAATGCTTCGTTCAATGCCGTATTGGGCAAGTATAAGAAAGGTGTGCTGTTCTTTATCCGCCACCGTTGGATGGTGTGGACTTCGCTGGCTGTTGCCGTTGCCTTGCTGGTGTATTTGATGAGCACTACCAAGACGGGACTTGTGCCGCAGGAAGACCAGGGTGTCATCATGGTGAATGTCAGCATTTCGCCGGGAAGCACGCTCGAAGAGACTACGAAAGTGATGGACAGGTTGGAAAATATCCTGAAAGATACGCCCGAAATAGAGCATTATGCCCGCGTGGCAGGATACGGGCTTATCTCCGGTCAGGGAACGTCTTACGGTACGATTATTATCCGCCTGAAAGACTGGAGTGAACGAAAAGGCAAGGAACATAGTTCGGATGCCGTATCTTCCCGGCTCAATGCGCAATTCCAGTCCATAAAAGAAGCGCAGGTATTCAGTTTCCAGCCCGCCATGATTCCGGGTTATGGTATGGGTAACTCCCTCGAACTGAACCTTCAGGATATGGCGGGTGGAGATTTGGCTACATTCTATGATGCTGCCATCCAATTTCTCGGTGCCTTGAACGAGCGTCCCGAAGTGGCTATGGCCTACACTTCTTATGCTATCAACTTCCCGCAAATATCAGTAGAGGTGGATGCGGCCAAATGTAAGCGTGCAGGCATTTCACCGAGTGCGGTGCTCGATGCGGTGGGCAGTTATTGCGGTGGCGCATATATTTCCAACTATAATCAGTACGGAAAAGTATATCGCGTGATGATGCAGGCATCGCCTGAATACCGTCTGGACGAGCAGGCATTGGATAATATGTTCGTGCGCAACGGTACGGAAATGGCTCCGGTGAGCCAGTTCGTGACACTGAAACAAGTGTTGGGCCCTGAGACGGCCAACCGTTTCAACCTGTACAGCACTATCACAGCCAATGTGAATCCGGCGGACGGTTATTCTTCCGGCGAAGTGCAGAAGGTGATTGAAGAAGTGGCAGCACAGTCCTTGCCGATGGGCTACGGATACGAATATGGCGGTATGGCACGCGAAGAAGCAAGTAGCGGCGGTGCGCAGACGGTTTTCATCTATGCCGTTTGTATCTTCCTTATCTATCTGATTTTGGCTTGTCTTTACGAGAGTTTCCTCATACCGTTTGCCGTTATCTTCTCCGTACCGTTCGGGCTGATGGGTTCGTTCCTTTTCGCCAAAATACTCGGATTGGAGAATAATATCTACTTGCAGACGGGTGTGATTATGTTGATTGGCTTGCTGGCGAAGACGGCTATCTTGATTACGGAGTACGCCATAGAACGCCGCCGCAAAGGAATGGGTATCGTAGAATCCGCCTACTCTGCTGCACAAGTCCGCTTGCGTCCTATCCTGATGACGGTGCTGACGATGATTTTCGGTATGCTTCCGCTGATGTTCTCATCCGGTGCGGGAGCCAACGGTAACAGTTCGCTGGGTACGGGCGTCGTGGGCGGTATGGCTGTCGGGACACTGGCATTGCTCTTCGTTGTTCCAGTCTTCTACATCATCTTTGAATTCTTGCAGGAGAAAATCCGCAAACCGATGGAAGAGGAAGCAGACGTGCAGGTGCTTTTAGAAAAAGAAAAGAGCGAAGTTGAACGCGAACGTAACTAA
- a CDS encoding ATP-binding protein — MKSYIPRPLYTKRIEPFINKEVIKVITGQRRTGKSYILLQISDMIKKERPEANIIFVDKEQLAFVAIKNYMDLYQYVLKMTAGHSYNYLFVDEIQEIEDFQLCLRSLLNENKCDIYCTGSNAKMLSGELATHLAGRYIEFPVHSLSYEEFLTFNRRQDSSESLRLYLTFGGMPYIHNLAMETNVIFEYLRNVYSTILLKDVVAREAIRNVSFLENLVAYLIDNTGSLFSAQNISKYLKSQQVNIPTQTILNYLRALCNSFFVYKIQRAETQGMKIFEIGEKYYFEDLGLHNAIRHFDFRKDINKLMENVVCIDLLRFGYEVYVGKYGNKEIDFIASKNDHRIYIQVTYMLSDDSTIQREFGNLLEIPDNYPKYVVTMDEMQSGGNYQGIKQISLRDFLLAEDKENIRRPL; from the coding sequence ATGAAAAGCTATATTCCCCGTCCTTTATATACCAAGAGAATAGAACCTTTTATCAATAAAGAAGTGATAAAAGTGATAACCGGTCAACGTAGAACAGGCAAGAGCTATATTCTTTTGCAAATATCAGATATGATAAAAAAAGAGAGACCGGAAGCCAATATAATTTTCGTGGATAAAGAACAGCTCGCTTTTGTAGCTATTAAAAACTACATGGATCTTTATCAATATGTATTGAAAATGACGGCAGGACACAGCTATAACTATCTCTTTGTAGATGAGATACAGGAGATAGAAGATTTCCAATTATGCTTGCGAAGTTTATTGAACGAAAACAAATGCGACATTTATTGTACGGGAAGCAATGCAAAGATGCTTTCCGGTGAACTTGCCACTCATCTGGCAGGAAGATATATAGAGTTTCCTGTTCATTCACTCAGTTATGAAGAGTTCCTGACATTCAATCGGCGGCAAGATTCTTCGGAAAGTTTGAGACTTTATCTCACCTTTGGGGGAATGCCTTATATCCATAATTTGGCAATGGAAACCAATGTTATATTCGAGTACCTGAGAAATGTTTACTCTACTATCTTGTTGAAAGATGTGGTTGCGCGGGAAGCTATTCGGAATGTATCTTTTCTGGAGAATCTGGTAGCTTATCTGATAGACAATACCGGTTCTCTTTTTTCTGCCCAGAATATCAGCAAGTACTTGAAGTCACAACAGGTAAACATACCTACGCAAACCATCTTGAACTATCTGAGAGCATTGTGCAACAGCTTTTTTGTCTATAAAATACAGCGGGCGGAAACTCAAGGGATGAAAATTTTCGAGATTGGTGAAAAGTACTATTTTGAAGACTTGGGACTGCACAACGCCATACGCCATTTTGATTTCCGCAAAGACATCAATAAATTAATGGAGAATGTTGTCTGTATTGATTTGCTAAGATTTGGTTATGAGGTATATGTCGGAAAGTACGGAAATAAAGAAATAGATTTCATTGCTTCCAAAAATGATCATCGGATTTATATTCAAGTAACATATATGCTTTCTGACGATTCAACTATCCAGCGAGAATTCGGCAATCTGCTGGAAATTCCGGATAATTATCCTAAGTATGTAGTCACTATGGACGAAATGCAGAGTGGAGGTAATTATCAGGGAATCAAACAAATCTCACTGCGTGATTTCTTGCTGGCGGAAGACAAGGAAAATATAAGAAGGCCGCTGTGA
- a CDS encoding efflux transporter outer membrane subunit yields the protein MKKNIITLVAISLSLSGCGIYTKYEPATVVPEDLYGGEVVAEDTAGLGTMDWRELFTDSYLQSLIEVGLQNNTDYQSAQLRVEEAQAALLSAKLAFLPAFALSPQGIVSSFDTQKATQTYSLPVTASWELDVFGRMRNAKKQAKALYAQSEDYRQAVRTQLITGIANSYYTLLMLDEQLDISRQTEQAWKETVESTRALMNAGLANESAVSQMEAACYQVQSSVLDLQQQINQVENSLALMLAETPRNYERGTLSGQQFPTDFSIGIPVRMLSCRPDVRSAERTLEAAFYGTNAARSAFYPSITLSGSAGWTNSAGAMILNPGKFVASAVGSLTQPLFNRGQVVAQYRIARAQQEEAALGFQQTLLNAGSEVNDALTAYQTSQGKSLLLDKQITSLQTALRSTSLLMEHSNTTYLEVLTARQSLLSAQLTQTANHFTEIQSIINLYRALGGGQE from the coding sequence ATGAAAAAGAATATTATCACATTAGTTGCCATTAGCCTGTCGTTGAGCGGCTGTGGTATCTATACCAAATACGAGCCCGCCACTGTTGTCCCCGAGGACCTTTATGGCGGGGAAGTGGTGGCCGAAGACACTGCCGGTCTGGGCACTATGGACTGGCGCGAACTCTTCACCGATTCCTATCTGCAATCCCTCATCGAAGTGGGATTGCAGAACAATACCGACTACCAGTCTGCCCAGCTTCGCGTGGAAGAAGCCCAGGCAGCGCTGCTGTCTGCCAAACTAGCTTTCTTGCCTGCGTTCGCCCTTTCCCCACAGGGAATAGTGAGCAGCTTCGACACGCAAAAGGCCACGCAGACCTACTCATTGCCCGTTACTGCCAGTTGGGAACTGGACGTATTCGGCCGTATGCGCAATGCCAAGAAACAGGCGAAAGCACTTTATGCGCAAAGTGAGGATTATCGTCAGGCTGTCCGTACGCAGTTGATAACGGGTATAGCCAATTCTTACTATACCCTGCTGATGCTGGACGAACAGCTCGATATCTCCCGTCAGACGGAGCAGGCATGGAAAGAAACCGTAGAGTCCACCCGTGCATTGATGAATGCCGGACTGGCAAACGAGTCTGCTGTCTCGCAAATGGAAGCTGCCTGCTATCAGGTGCAAAGCTCTGTCCTCGATTTGCAGCAACAGATAAACCAGGTAGAGAACAGCCTCGCCTTGATGCTGGCGGAGACGCCCCGCAACTACGAGCGCGGCACGCTGTCAGGTCAGCAGTTCCCCACGGACTTCTCGATAGGGATTCCCGTACGGATGCTTTCCTGCCGTCCCGATGTCCGTTCGGCCGAACGGACGCTGGAAGCAGCATTCTACGGGACCAATGCGGCACGTTCGGCTTTCTACCCTTCCATTACTTTGAGTGGGAGTGCCGGATGGACGAACTCCGCCGGGGCGATGATACTCAATCCGGGCAAGTTCGTAGCCTCGGCAGTAGGTTCGCTGACACAACCCCTCTTTAACCGGGGACAGGTTGTTGCACAGTACCGTATAGCCCGTGCGCAGCAGGAAGAAGCTGCCCTCGGTTTTCAGCAGACGTTGCTCAATGCGGGCAGTGAGGTGAATGACGCTTTGACGGCTTATCAGACCAGTCAGGGAAAAAGCCTCTTGCTGGACAAGCAGATTACTTCTCTGCAAACAGCTCTGCGAAGTACTTCCCTGCTCATGGAGCATAGCAATACCACCTATCTGGAAGTGCTTACCGCCCGTCAGTCATTGCTAAGCGCACAACTGACGCAGACTGCCAATCATTTTACCGAAATACAAAGTATAATTAACCTATACCGTGCTTTAGGAGGAGGTCAGGAATAA
- a CDS encoding efflux RND transporter periplasmic adaptor subunit, which yields MITVDKKWIRLIGIVGCTVWLASCKQAPDAGVKSSSYAVIQLKPEDKEFSSSYSASIRGRQDIDIYPQVSGTIEKLCVTEGQKVRRGQLLFVIDQVPYKAALKTATANVEAARAALGTAELTYKSNKELYAQKVVSEFSLRTAENSYLTAKAQLSQAEAQEISARNNLSYTEVKSPSDGVVGALPYRAGALVSANMPYPLTTVSDNSDMYVYFSMTENQLLALTRQYGDMDEALKNMPEVELRLNDNSVYDKKGVIESISGVIDRQTGTVVARVVFPNESRLLHSGASGTVVVPNIYKDCIAVPQTATVRMQDKTIVYKVVDGKAVSTLITVSAINDGREYVVLDGLKAGDEIVSEGAGLVREGTQVK from the coding sequence ATGATTACAGTAGACAAAAAATGGATACGGCTGATAGGGATTGTCGGTTGTACAGTGTGGTTGGCATCTTGCAAGCAGGCACCGGATGCAGGAGTGAAATCTTCTTCTTATGCAGTGATTCAACTGAAGCCGGAAGATAAGGAATTTTCTTCTTCCTATTCGGCGAGCATACGCGGACGGCAGGATATTGACATTTATCCGCAGGTGTCGGGGACGATTGAGAAGCTCTGTGTGACCGAAGGACAGAAAGTACGCCGCGGACAGTTGCTCTTCGTCATCGACCAGGTGCCTTACAAGGCTGCACTCAAAACCGCCACTGCCAATGTAGAAGCTGCACGCGCCGCACTGGGTACTGCCGAACTGACCTACAAGAGCAACAAGGAATTGTATGCGCAGAAAGTAGTTTCGGAATTCAGCCTGAGGACAGCGGAGAATTCTTATCTCACCGCCAAAGCGCAACTCTCGCAGGCCGAAGCGCAGGAAATCAGCGCCCGCAACAACCTCTCCTATACCGAAGTGAAAAGTCCGAGTGACGGAGTGGTAGGTGCATTGCCCTATCGCGCAGGTGCGTTGGTCAGTGCCAATATGCCCTATCCGCTCACGACGGTCAGCGACAATTCGGATATGTATGTCTATTTCTCCATGACCGAGAACCAGTTGCTTGCCCTGACCCGCCAGTACGGTGATATGGACGAAGCGCTGAAGAACATGCCGGAAGTGGAATTGCGCCTGAATGATAACTCTGTCTATGACAAGAAAGGCGTCATCGAATCCATAAGCGGCGTTATCGACCGTCAGACGGGCACTGTGGTGGCGCGCGTGGTGTTTCCCAACGAATCGAGGCTGCTACATAGCGGAGCGTCGGGCACGGTCGTAGTGCCGAATATCTATAAGGACTGTATTGCCGTTCCGCAGACAGCTACCGTGCGGATGCAGGACAAGACGATTGTATATAAGGTAGTGGACGGCAAGGCTGTCTCCACCCTGATAACCGTATCCGCAATCAATGACGGACGCGAATACGTGGTGCTGGACGGGCTGAAAGCCGGTGATGAGATTGTGTCGGAAGGCGCCGGACTAGTGCGCGAGGGTACGCAGGTTAAATAA